The Solanum lycopersicum chromosome 9, SLM_r2.1 genome window below encodes:
- the LOC101245195 gene encoding uncharacterized protein, with amino-acid sequence MKAVVQETKNGKVSIKTECRANEEGRKHIEKLDLDTKNVDTVKYVEKKLTEKGVQRLERHPSDGLPLKHDPKKGHGGKYTWEGPDKYNADERDLNHNVNEEAEDDEGGVIVGEIEVAKLAEEGVARIEIDPNLKID; translated from the coding sequence atgaaggcagtggtacaggaaACGAAGAATGGGAAAGTTTCGATCAAAACAGAGTGCAGAGCAAACGAAGAAGGACGAAAACACATAGAAAAACTGGATCTGGATACTAAAAACGTCGATACTGTCAAGTATGTCGAAAAAAAGTTGACGGAAAAAGGGGTGCAGAGGTTGGAACGGCATCCATCGGATGGGCTGCCGTTAAAGCATGATCCGAAGAAAGGACACGGAGGTAAGTATACATGGGAAGGACCTGATAAGTATAATGCGGATGAGAGAGATCTGAATCATAATGTGAATGAAGAAGCAGAGGATGATGAAGGAGGAGTTATTGTGGGTGAAATTGAAGTAGCAAAATTGGCTGAAGAAGGTGTTGCTAGAATTGAAATTGATCCtaatttgaaaattgattaa
- the LOC112942132 gene encoding uncharacterized protein, whose protein sequence is MNPIDDKKETVTFRAVSHDEEGKTKITKLETNTHNIETLKHMEKKLVDKGVHRKDRRSIDGIPLNKQSKSGHGGKFTWEGPRDAMEYELDDDLPVAIDENDPNYVDQEEERRLLRGEVSGVEGLVVGEIDVAKVVDEGVARVHVVDRVLQENM, encoded by the coding sequence atgaatccCATAGATGATAAGAAGGAAACAGTAACATTTAGAGCAGTAAGTCATGATGAAGAAGGCAAAACAAAGATAACTAAGCTTGAGACTAACACACATAACATAGAAACCCTAAAACACATGGAAAAAAAACTCGTAGACAAAGGTGTACATAGAAAAGATCGTCGTTCGATTGATGGAATACCGttaaataaacaatcaaaatCGGGACATGGTGGAAAATTCACGTGGGAAGGACCGCGAGACGCGATGGAATATGAACTTGACGATGATTTACCTGTGGCTATAGACGAGAACGATCCGAATTATGTTGACCAAGAGGAAGAAAGGAGGTTGTTGAGAGGTGAAGTAAGTGGAGTTGAAGGTTTAGTTGTTGGAGAAATTGATGTTGCTAAAGTTGTGGATGAAGGTGTAGCTAGGGTTCATGTTGTTGATCGTGTTTTACAAGAAAATATGtga